AGCTTCGCATCTCTTCTGGATACCCCGCTAAGATGACAGCAAATTTCCCTTGATGCTTCCCTGTCATAGCAGAGACGAGTGTATCTATAGCGGCCTGTCCATAGTCTTGACCTGTTTGCCCTTCTCGCTTTAAGCTATACGCCTCATCGATGAATAAAACGCCACCAAGTGCACGTTCAATCGCTTGAGTCGTTTGTTCTTCCGTTTGACCAACGTATCCCCCGACAAGTTGCGAACGATCGACCTCATACACTTCTGGTCGTTCAAGTAAACCTAACTCATAATATATCGTTGCCATAAGCCTTGCTAGTCGTGTTTTTCCTGTTCCAGGATTCCCTGTTAAAATCATATGTAAGCTTAACTCATCTTTAAATCGAAAGCCCTGTTCTTTTCTTGCTTTTTGATAATGAAGGAATTGATATAGCTTAGAAATTCTTCTTTTTACATCCTCTAAACCAATCATCGAATCCAATTCATCCAAAGCTGACAATGTCTCTCTTTTTGGTGAGAATGCCGTAAGCAATTCCTCCCACTCTTGTTTTGCATCCTCTATTTCTTGCACTGCTTTTTGAATCTGACTAAACTGCGCTTGAGAATAATACACACCGGTTAATGAATTTGCATATTCCTTTGTTGTTCGTTCGATCGTCTTAAATGGTTCATGAAACGTTTCATACGATTTATTTAATGTATAGATAAAATCCTCAAGTTCCGTATCGTTAATAAAGTCCAATGAAAGCTTTGCTTCCTCAAAATAGGATGACATGACCTCATCTAGTTGAAAGAATTGTTCAGCAATTTGATGGTATATCTCTGCCGTTTTCTTTTTTGCACTTCCATGATCAGTTTCACGAATCGATGGAAACTTCATTGGAATAGGAAGATCTCTTGCATAGTGAATAATTTCCTTGAGACGTAAGCAATGAGCCGTTTCATTTGTTTTATCAAAAGTAAGAGCCTTAGATGTCCAATCTGATGATAAATGATCTGTTCCCTTTATTTTTGAGGATCTTGATTCAGCTAATCGTGCATACAATTCAGACGTTAATTGATTTCCTTCCTTGGTCTCTTCACCTGATTCTAATTGTTTTAAAAGTTGCAAAGCCGTCGCTTCTTGAAACGACCGATTTTCTAATTTTGTTTGTTCTAACCATTCTTCAATTTGCTCTATTGTCCATCGTTCTCTTAACATAACCCTCACCTCAATCTCATGCCCAATATTTTACCATGATCAGCATCAACTTGCATGTCTCGGTTGTTTCTGTCTTACTTTGCGCACATATGTCCCAACATAGACACCCGTTAAGACAAGAAATGCTCCAATACCATATGCCGCAGTAAATTCTTCTCCTAAGAAGAGCGTAGCCATAATCACAGCTGAGACGGGCATAACATTAATAAAAATCGATGCACGCGCTGCGCCAATTTGTTGAATACCATAATAGTACATAATAAAACTAACAACCGTAACGAACACACTCATATGAACTATGGAGAACCAAGCAATCGGTGTCGCATGTAATACGGCATTCATCGGACGTTCTAATAAGGAAAAAGGCAATAAAAACAATGTCCCAAATCCAACAGCATACGTAGTCGACACGATCGGACTGAATTTCTTTAAAACAACACGACCTAGTACACTATAAAGAGCCCATGTGATCACAGCGATCCCTAAAACAAGATCAATCGCTTCAAAACGAAATTGAGTTAAAATGTGTAGATTTCCTTCTGTGACGATGACGACGACCCCACTAAGTGCGAGTACTAACCCGATAATTTGTTTTCTCGAGATCGCTTCTTTCAAAAATACCGCTGACAGCAAAACAATCAGCATTGGATTCGCCGCAATAAAAAGGGAACTTTTGATCACAGGTGCATGTTTACTTGCTAAAAAGAAGCAAATATTATATATCGCAATGCCTGTTACTCCTAATAAACTAAACATTCCCCAATCCTTTAATGAAGGTTTTGGTCGATTGCGTTCAACGATCCACATAATTGGAAACAAAAGCAAGGCTGCTCCGAAAAAGCGCAAAAATGCAATTGTAGCTGGTTCGAAACTTTCTATCGCAAATTTGCCTGCAATAAAGGCACTTCCCCAAATCGCAGTACTAATTGTTAACATGAGGTATATTGGCCACAGTTTATTTTTCACGTACTGATTCCCCTTTTTATCTTCTTTTCTTATTGTACTTGCTTTCTTCGGTAAACGAAATATCTAAAACAAAAAAATGTCTATTGCCCTTTAATGGCAATAGACACCTTCTTCCATCACTTGACGTGCATACGTTTCGATAACGGTCCCATCATCTAATAAAAAGTCAATAGGATGCTGATCATTCCATAATTCATCACTTGATGTCCGGTTGATAAAGACTTGTTGTTCAAGCTCCGAAATATAAGAACCACCTTCGTAATGAATCTGCACTCGTGCTACATCGACAGGCTCTTGAATCATTCCAAATGTGACATACGTATAGCCAAATTGCAAATCACTAAATGCCCCGCTTTGAACACGGAAGGTTCTAATTTTCTGATCTTCTTCGGTCACTTTCGATCCACCTATTGTAAGCATCGAAGCAGGAAGTCGTTTCATTCCATCCGTTGTTTTCTCTAACACTTGTGCTACAAGATCTGCTTGATCGACCGTATAGATCACGATCACTCTAGTAGCATCGAGTTCTTCTTCCTTATGAATTGTTACGACAGAATCACTAGAGTACGTTGCCGAAATCGCTTCTTGTTTCGTCGCATAAACCGTTTCATCCATCACCATATCTATCGGTGTCGCCCCCATCATAAGAGAGAAGTAAAGCAAACCACTCGTACAAGCAAGCACAATCAATGGAACGATGATTCGACTTGATCTCACTAATATAAATAACGCTATTAAGAAAAGCACAAGCGACGCCATTAAGCTAATTAAAATCCCCGCACCAAACTCAATGCTAAGTGTTTGACCAGGTAAAATTGGCTGATCTACAAACCAGCTAAAGAGTGGCGAGATTGATTCCGTTTGCAAAGTATCAATAACTTCATGAGGTGGCGTCTGTTCTGTCATCCATGTTGTAATAGCAAGAACGAGTATGGCAACGATGCTTTCGATTTTAAACGATATCATAAGATTGCGTTCACTAATTCCTTTTTTCACAGAACGCATTAAAAAGCTATGACGAAACCCTAAAATTAGCAAAGGGATAAAGAGAATATGTTTTATGAGTAGTAACTGTCCATACGTGATCATCCAGGAGTTGACATATTGTGGAACTATATCGCCCATTAACAACAATCCCGTAGCAGTAATTGCTAACACACAAAGTACGGCTAACGGGCTAAACCACGCCGCAAACGCCTTCTTCTGATCGATTGACCGACTGAACCAAGCGATCACAAAAACAGGTCCTATCCAAGCTGACACAGCCAAAAGATGCACACTGTTTGAGATAAATCCCAAAACACCTGCAATCGAGGCTGCGTGACTAGCCCAGCCTGAAGACAAAACTAAAACCAACACAAGTAGTAATTGAATCATCCTGACTTGAAATGATCGTTGGTTGGAATAAGTCAACACAAAAAGAATGATCGTTCCAAAGAAACTGATAAGAGCTGATTGTCCGACAGCGTAAGTTAAGAAGACGGTTGGCAAGGCCTCAGCTAACCCTATAGAGAACTGTGTAACAAGAACATTCAATATGTTATAAACAGGCACAAGCAACAGTACTGGTACTAATGCTGTGACTGATAAGACGATTTTTTTCGGGATATGAATGCTCGGCCTGATTGATTGTGGAATAACAAGCAAGAGGTGATAACCGACCAATAGAAGAAAACTTAGCATTAAGAGCAGTTGACTTAATTCAACCATAGCCTATTGTTTCCTTCTCTTCGTAAACCACACAACTGCATACAATATGACACTTAAGAGCCCCAACAAAAGAATGATATGAATTATAGAGAAGCTTGTTGCCTCTTCATTCTCACTTCCGTCTTCATTCATTGATTCGTCCTCAACCACCTCTTCGGTCATTTCTTCTACTTGTTGGTCTTCCGCGATTTCTTCTTGCTCATTCTTTTCATTTTCTATTTGCCTAACTGATTCATCCACTGTAAAAGAATAGGCCCCCTCTGTCTGATGCGTATCAGCACCAATAGCCATCCAGTTTACCGTGTATTGACCAGGGGGAAGCTCTTGATCAAACTCCACTATCATAGTAGGACTGTCAATGATAATATCTCTAATTTCGACTTCTTCTTCGTTTTCGTTCAAAACAGTGACTGTACTAAACTGCTCAATACCACCATTGAAAAATAGCTCTAACCCTTCCACCGCTTCGCTTACAACCTCGTCTGCAGCTGGTTTTGATTCACTCACATAGGAATGAGCAAAAACAGTTGAAGGTAAAAGCATTGCAACCGCAAAAATAATGGTCATCCATACGATCTTCATCATATCATCCCTTCACCATATCCAAGTAATATACTATGTTTAATATACTATTTAACTTATGTTTCGTAAATGAAAAAGTCACTTTTATCTTTCATTACGGTCAATGAAATTGTTAAAAAGTCTTTCTCTTTTACGTTTCTTTAAACTATGAGAAGATATAGTGGGAAGAAAAATACGGAGGAACAAATCATGATTCGAAAACTATTCATTTTTATCCTATACGCACTCATTGCATTGTTGATTTATTGGTATGGTGATTCGATCCTTCAATGGATTCGCCAAGGGGGAGCAAACTATGTGATACTCACAGCTTTTTTAGCGACGATGTTTGCTTTATTTCCGATTATTCCATATCCCATTATCGGCGGAGTTTTAGGTGCTGTATATGGCCCTGCACTCGGTAGTTTGGTCACCTGGATCGGATCATCTATGGCATCCATTATTATGTTTGTCTTCGTAAGATTCGGTTATCAAGATTGGGGACTGAACATAGTCAACCGTTACAAATCTCTTTCTAAAGTGACCACTTTATTTGAGAAGAATGCCTTTATGACCATCTTTATAACACGATTAATACCAGTCATTCCGTCAATTATCGTCAATGTTTATTCTGCCTTAAGCCGTGTACGCTTCTTGTCTTATGCGATCGCCTCATCTCTTGGTAAGATGCCATCGATGATTTTGTTTGCTGTTGTCGGCAACTCTTTTGTAAATGATCCAAGTCAATTGATTGTAATTGGGGTTGCCTACCTTGTATTCCTAGGCCTCGTTTATGGAACGTACACTTTTTGGCAAAAGAAGGCGGAAAACAACGAAAAGCTCCCTGAATTATAGGGAGCTTTTTTGGTCATTTGTATAGACAATGATTCGATTTCGCGCCATTAATATCGTCATAGCCAACACAGCACCAAGCCATGTACCGAACGTATTTAATATTAGATCATCCACATTAGCAACACGATGTGTAAACATAAATTGACTCGTTTCAATCATGAGTGACACTAAAAAGCCAACGAACGTAACCAGTCCAATTATTCGAAGCCTTCGAACTAATAAGGTCAACAAAAATCCAAGGGGCATAAACATGACAATATTACCAAGTAAAATTTTTATCGGGTCAATAATCGTAGGACTAAACAGCGCTATGCGATAGATACTTCGAAATGGGACGAGGTTATAATTCCTACCTCCAGGGGCTGCTGCGCCAAGGGAGGCACCATAATTCCAAGCAAGTAGGGTAACATAGAACAATGAAAGAATGTAAAGGAAGAAGAAAATCCAAACCCATGTCTTCAGTTGAATGTTCTTCATGTTGATCCCCTACCTTCTCTTGTTTCTGTCTCTCTATTATTAAGGGTACATCTGCTTTTTGACAAGCACTTTCCCTCGACAAGATTCTAATTTCTCATATAAAAGGCCTAAAGACACGAATGGTCCTTAGGCTTTCTCGTATCAGCTATCCTTTCGGTGGAACATAATCCGGTTGCTGATTACTTTTTGTATTCATTTGTTTCCCTTTATTTGTTGTAGCTTCAACCGGTTGTGTTCCAGGATGATATGGTCTAAATTGAGCTGAAGTTGATTTTGCACTCTTCATGATTGATCCCCTCCTATTAATTAGGATGTCATCACGAGTGTGTCATCATACTGGAAATGATCGTTACTTTTCAATAGCGTGACGTTGCTCCCACCTTACTTCAATTTGCTCTAATAAGGCTTTATCTTTAAGAATTTGTTCTCTGTTTTCTCTCATTAGTTGCTCAAATGGCACTTTTCTGACTTTTCTCACTTGAAACACCCCTTTATCTTTTCAACAGTTTGGCATTAAAGAGAGTGTTTTATACATATTATCTGCCCTTTTTAACATGGTCCTTCGTATGTTTCGGACTAATGTAGACGTTTCCCGCTTCATCTATTGTCAGTACAAAAATTTCTTTAGGATTGGCATAACCATGTTTATGAATGAGATTATGTAACCAGTCAAGCGTACCAACGTTTTTAAGATTAGCTTCAATGATATGGCCATCTTCAATTATCACGCTAGGATAGCCCTTATTTGGTGCTTTTATTTGAAGGTCATTTGGTGTTGCACTATCATGTGCCGATTTCTTTATGACACTAATTTGTCCATTCATCTCAAGAACAGCATAGTCAACTTCATTCAAGTCAATCGCACCATTTAGACGCATATCCATCATAAAAGATTCAAGCGTAATTTTAACTCTTCTAAGTTGTTCATGTAAAATCACTCCATTTCTCAGCAAGATAATTGGCTCGTCTTCAATCACTCGACGGAAACGTGGTGTCTTTAGAGCAATAAAGCTTAAGGATAAATGAAGACCTGCAATCGTAGCAGCAGCAACGACTGGACCCGCTAAAGGTAGTGATCCATCTGTCAAAGGTTCGCCTAGAATGTCCCCAATGACGACACCAAAAATAAAATCCAGCGCATCAATAGAACCCATGGAACGTTGTCCGACAATCTTTACAATGAGAAAAATGTAAAGATATACAATTCCTGCCCGAATAAGAAACCCTATAATCGGTAACGTCTCTGACCCACTCCAAATCTCCATCTCTGCTTCCCTCCTTTGCGATTCCATGAGATAAAACCGAAGATAACATTCTTCGGTTTTATCTCATTTAAACGTGAGTGCTATTCTTGTTGTTGATTTTGTGCTGATTCTTGAAATTGAGGCTCTTCATTTAATACTTGCGAATAACGACCTTCGAGTAGCGTCAAAATATTCTTTTGTTGGTCAGCTAATTGTTCAAACATCTGTTTTGCCTTTTCATTTTCTGTCTCTAAGCTAAATTGAGTCAAACTCGCTTGGACCGATTGACATTCGGCTATTGCTTGTTGCATCTGTGTTTGTACGGTCATGTTACATCCCCTATGAACGTTGGTTTTTGTTCATTTTTTTTGCTTCAATTTCTGCATACGAGGCAAATTCTGTATCTGCATGATTGACTTTACCTTGAGCTTTTGCATTGTTATTGCGCTGAGCATTGGCGTTGCCTTTCTTTTGACGTCCCATACCATCATCTCCTTTGTTTCTATAAATGAACGTGCACCTTTATTGTGCGCCAATGGGACTGATTTATGAGGATATTTATTATTAGAAAAAAGCCACCTAATGGAATAGGCGGCTTATCTTTTGGTCATTATGAGCGATCCTTGTCGCTTGGATCATGATTGTTTTTCTCATGGTCATTTTTTGACGTATCAACAATTTGCTCAAGTAATTTTAAAATATCATTTTTCGATAAAGAGTCTGTCGAATTAGGTTTGTTCGTAGAATCACTCTCTTTTTCCAACTCTTGTGATTCCTCCTTGGCAGAACTCTTATCTTGTAGGGCTTGATCAAGTTCTTTCTCAACAAAACCATACTCACTAACACGTTCTGTCTCGACAGTCGGTGGTAGCGTTTTGGCACGGTCATTGACCTCGAAAAACTCTCCTTCTACCGTCACATAACGACGTTTTCTAGTCTGGTTATCAAACAAACTGTATACAACAGGGATCACAAACAAGGTAAGGAATGTACTACTAATTAAGCCACCAATAACAGCTAGGGCCATTGGCTGTTGGAGTTCAGCTCCTTCACCAAGTCCAAGTGCAAGTGGCACCATACCCAATATCGTTGTTGATGAAGTCATTAAAATTGGTCTTGTACGATCTTTTACCGAAACTACAAGCGCTTCAAAGGTCGATAACCCACTTGCTTTTCGTTGGTTCACATAATCAACAAGGACAATCGCATTGTTCACGACAATCCCAATCAAAACAATTAACCCGATAAATACCGTCACACTTAATGCTGTTTGTGTAACAATTAAAGCTAACGCCACTCCTATGACGACGAGTGGAACAGTGAACATAATGACAAATGGCATTTTAAATGATTCAAATTGTGCGGCCATCACGAGATAAATAAAGATGATCGCAAGGAGGATTGCAAGGCCCATGCTACCAATCGAATCTTCAAGTAGCTCTTGCTCACCACCATAACTAAATGACGTTTGATCATCTAACCCCACATCATCAACAGCCTCTTCTACTAATTGGCTAATATCACCGAGTGTCGTCGACGTGGAATAGAAAACTGTAAATTCCACAGCCTCTTCTTGTTCCATACGTTGAATCGTTGTAGGACCTTCACCATTTAAAATTTCAGCTACTTCGTTTAAAGCAATATATTCCCCATTACCATTTTGAAGTTGCAAGGTTTCAAGAGCTTCGAGATCTTCTGTAAATTCAGGATCAATCTTAACAAAGATATTAAATAAATTATTATCTTCTGTTTGAAGCGTTGAAGCCAGCTGCCCACGTGTTAAGTCATGCACTTGCTGAGCAATTTGTGCTGGTGCAAGTCCATTTTCCCTAGCTAAGTCTCTATCGACCTCAATTTGAATTTCTGGACTTGTCTCTTCAATACTTAGTTCAATTTCACGAACTTCACGTATCGATAGTAATTCTTCCTCTAATTCTTCAGCGGTTTCATACAATCTTATTGAGTTCGGATCACTAATTGTAAACACTAACGTATTCGCTTCTGTGCCTAGAGAACCAACCGTTGAAAGAGAAATCTCAGCATCACGATCAACACGACTCACGTCTGACTGAACCGATTCTATAAAATCACTTGTTGAAATGGTTCGTTGATCTTGTGGAACCATCGCAACAAAAATTTGAGCTTGATGGTCACCTGAGTTCCCCATCATTGCGTTTTGATCACTTGATCCTGCTGATGAAACGTAATCTGCAATTTCACGGTAATCGCCTAACATATCCTCTACAGCTTCAACGGTTTCTTGAGTACGCTCAACCGTTGTACCTTGTTCAAGGGCGATATCAACAGTGAAATTCCCTTGATCACTATCTGGGATCAATTCTGTTCCGACTTGGGTTAATCCTAATCCTCCGACAACAAGAAGAATCAACGTGATTGCTAATACGGCAAATCGATGTGTTAAAACCCATCGTGTCGAACGATCCATCCCTCTCATAAAGGAAGAGTCCATTCGTTTTGCTTCACGATCTTCATTAGGTTTTTTCAAGATTCTACTTGCGATCATCGGCACAACCGTTAGTGCAACAAGTAATGAAGCAAGTAAACTAAAGGATACAGCTAAAGCAAATTCTCTAAACAGGTTCGCAACTAGACCACTTATAAAGACGATTGGTAAGAAAACCGATACCGTCGTTAAAGTCGATGCAATAATTGCACCAGACACTTCTTTTGTTCCGTCTAATGCTGCCTCTTTAGGTTTTTTATTCATCGATAAGTGGCGATATATGTTTTCAATAACGACAATCGCATTATCCACGAGCATCCCAATCCCTAAGGCTAATCCCCCAAGACTCATTAAGTTCAATCCAATGCCAGCAAAGTATAAGAAGGCAAATGTAACAATGATCGAAAATGGTATTGCAATTCCAACAATAAGCGGTGTCTTTAAGTTCCGTAAGAAAAAGAATAAGACAAGCATCGCCAAGATTCCCCCGAAAATAAGGGCATTTGTTACACTGGCAATTGCTGAATTAATAAATTCTCCTTCATCAAATAGCATGACTGTGTTTAAATCTTCGTACTTCGAATCGTCAAGAAGATCGTTTAACCGATCATTGACTGCATTCGATACTTGCACGGTGTTTGATTCTGATTCCTTCATAATCGTAAATTGAATGGCAGGCTCTTGATTGGCACGTGTAATGACATTTGTATCCGCTGTTGCGACCTCAACCGTACCAAGATCCTCTAACAACAAATTGTTTCCGTCGGTTCCTACACCAACAACAAGTTCCCTTACCTCTTCAATCGCTACCAATTCGCTAATCACTCGTGTCGTTAAACTCAGATCTCCATCTAAGACAGTACCACCTGGCATGGTCAAATTATTCGATTGAATAACAGACACAACATCATCTTGTGTTAAATTGTTCGCGATCAATTCGTCTTGATTTAACGTAATTTGAATTTCCTCGATTAAGCTCCCTGCTTCATCGATACTTGCTACTCCCGGAACTTTTGTAAGTTCAAGTCTCATGTCATCGACTAAGTCTTGAATGCTTAAAATATCGTCTTCCCCTGTAATAGCCAGTTGCATCATCGGCATCATCGATGGATCAAACTTCAAGAAGCTCGGCTCATTCGCATCCTCAGGAAGAGGGGTTTGACGAATCGTGTTAATAATATCAAGTTCCACATCATCAATTGATGCTGTCCAACTAAATTCAAGTAAAATTAACGTCATTCCTTCACTTGTTGTCGAACTAATTTTCTTTAAACCTGAAGTCGTTGCAAGCTGACTCTCTAGAGGTTTCGTTACTTTATCTTGAACCTCCTCAGGACTCGCCCCTGAATAACTCGTTACTACCGCTGCAACAGGCGGGTTAATATTTGGGAACAATTGTAATGGTAAATTTGTAATGGATACAAACCCAAATATTAAGAAGAGCAGCATAGCCACAATCGTAAATTTCGGTCTCCTAATGGAAAAATTAGTCATCGTATTCTTTTTCTCCTTTATCTTGGCAACAGATGCTGCTTTTTTTACTTTCATACGTTGATTCTGTTCAAAGAATATTAGCTTTTATTCATACATTTACCGCAAAATAGTTTAATTACTTAACAGTTTTAATCCTAAATGATTCCAACACAGATGGCAACTGTTTTCCCTTATAAGGCGTTAGTCTTCACAATTTGTTCGAATTCTTCTTTTCTTCAACAATAATTTCATCTAATTTGCGTAATGTGTTTCGCACATGCTTTAAATCATCGATAGGCAATTTCGAAAGATAAATCGTCATCATTTTTTGTTCAAGTTTCATCAATTCTCGTTGTATTCTCTCTCCGTTAAACCCTAACTCAAGGTTTACTTCGCGTCGATTTTCACTGTTGATTTGACGAACAATGATTTTTTCATCTTCGAGCTTTGACATTGATTGACTCACCGCACTCTTTGAAATCTCAAAATACTGAGCAATTTCAGAGATCGTCGTCTCTGGTTTTTTCAAAATATGAAACAACATCGCTACTTGTCTTTTCGTTAAATGAAACTCATTTAAAATCTCGAGATCAGGAATAAAATGCTTCCCTATGCTTCTCATCACATCATCTAAATCCAATAAAATTTGTTTATATTCTTCCATCTTTAGCCACTCCATTATTCAGATTACCTTACTACTATGTACTAGCTTGATTTTAACAAGATTTTGCACAAAAAGAAATTCAGAACAAAAAACCAGCCTATCAGAATCGATAGACTGGTTAATCTGTGAATTAGATTTGTGCAATCTTGCTACGAAGTACCATTTGCAGAATACCACCGTGACGGTAGTAATCCATTTCTACATCACTGTCAAAACGTACAAGAACTTCAAACTCTTTCTTATTTCCGTCTTTAGCTGTTGCAACGACTTTCACCATTTCACGTGGTTGTACATTGTTTGTAATTTGAACATCAAATGCTTCTTCTCCAGTTAAACCAAGAGATTCTGCACTGTCGCCATCTTTAAATTGCAAAGGAAGAACACCCATAAGAACTAAGTTACTACGGTGAATACGCTCATAGCTCTCCGCAATAACTGTTTTAATTCCTAGCAAGTTCGTGCCTTTTGCAGCCCAGTCACGCGAGCTTCCCATGCCGTAATCTTTCCCAGCAAGAATCGCAAGACCTGTGCTTGTTTCTTTGTATCTCATCGCAGCATCATAAATACTCATCACATCACCAGTTGGCCAGAATGTTGTGAAACCACCTTCTGTACCTGGTGCGATTTGGTTACGGATACGAATGTTGGCAAACGTACCTCTCATCATAACATCATGGTTACCACGTCGTGAACCGTAAGAGTTGAAATCTCTAGGGTCAACACCTTTAGAAATTAAAT
Above is a genomic segment from Bacillus sp. FJAT-45037 containing:
- a CDS encoding efflux RND transporter permease subunit; its protein translation is MTNFSIRRPKFTIVAMLLFLIFGFVSITNLPLQLFPNINPPVAAVVTSYSGASPEEVQDKVTKPLESQLATTSGLKKISSTTSEGMTLILLEFSWTASIDDVELDIINTIRQTPLPEDANEPSFLKFDPSMMPMMQLAITGEDDILSIQDLVDDMRLELTKVPGVASIDEAGSLIEEIQITLNQDELIANNLTQDDVVSVIQSNNLTMPGGTVLDGDLSLTTRVISELVAIEEVRELVVGVGTDGNNLLLEDLGTVEVATADTNVITRANQEPAIQFTIMKESESNTVQVSNAVNDRLNDLLDDSKYEDLNTVMLFDEGEFINSAIASVTNALIFGGILAMLVLFFFLRNLKTPLIVGIAIPFSIIVTFAFLYFAGIGLNLMSLGGLALGIGMLVDNAIVVIENIYRHLSMNKKPKEAALDGTKEVSGAIIASTLTTVSVFLPIVFISGLVANLFREFALAVSFSLLASLLVALTVVPMIASRILKKPNEDREAKRMDSSFMRGMDRSTRWVLTHRFAVLAITLILLVVGGLGLTQVGTELIPDSDQGNFTVDIALEQGTTVERTQETVEAVEDMLGDYREIADYVSSAGSSDQNAMMGNSGDHQAQIFVAMVPQDQRTISTSDFIESVQSDVSRVDRDAEISLSTVGSLGTEANTLVFTISDPNSIRLYETAEELEEELLSIREVREIELSIEETSPEIQIEVDRDLARENGLAPAQIAQQVHDLTRGQLASTLQTEDNNLFNIFVKIDPEFTEDLEALETLQLQNGNGEYIALNEVAEILNGEGPTTIQRMEQEEAVEFTVFYSTSTTLGDISQLVEEAVDDVGLDDQTSFSYGGEQELLEDSIGSMGLAILLAIIFIYLVMAAQFESFKMPFVIMFTVPLVVIGVALALIVTQTALSVTVFIGLIVLIGIVVNNAIVLVDYVNQRKASGLSTFEALVVSVKDRTRPILMTSSTTILGMVPLALGLGEGAELQQPMALAVIGGLISSTFLTLFVIPVVYSLFDNQTRKRRYVTVEGEFFEVNDRAKTLPPTVETERVSEYGFVEKELDQALQDKSSAKEESQELEKESDSTNKPNSTDSLSKNDILKLLEQIVDTSKNDHEKNNHDPSDKDRS
- a CDS encoding MarR family winged helix-turn-helix transcriptional regulator, which encodes MEEYKQILLDLDDVMRSIGKHFIPDLEILNEFHLTKRQVAMLFHILKKPETTISEIAQYFEISKSAVSQSMSKLEDEKIIVRQINSENRREVNLELGFNGERIQRELMKLEQKMMTIYLSKLPIDDLKHVRNTLRKLDEIIVEEKKNSNKL